The DNA segment CAAGTCTTTTACAGGATGTAGCAGTAAAAACGTTAATAGAAAAACTTTTTCCTTATACAACAATCTGCACACCAAATATCCCTGAGGCAGAACTGTTAACAGGTAGACAAATTAAAAATGTTGAAGATATCGAAAAAGCTGCACAGGAGATTCTTCAAATGGGAGTTGAATGTGTGGTTATCAAAGGAGGACATTTAGATGGAGAATACGCAACAGACAGAGTGTATTCCCGTCTGAACTCTTTTTCGATAACTACCCCTCGTATCCAAACAAAAGATACTCATGGGACAGGCTGTACATTCTCAGCAGCACTTACAGCAAATATAGCAAAAGGACTATCGATAAAGGAATCGATCATTGAGGCGAAAAAATTTATTCATTTAGCCATTGCTACTCCTCTTCATATTGGACATGGACATGGACATGGACCAACAAATCACTTTGCTTATAATTGTCAGCAAGGAATCTGTGAGGTAGAAGTAAGTGAATTATAATATATTGAGCGTCTATTTTATTATGGGGACAATGAACTGCACAAAAGATCCTTTGAAAATACTTGAAGAAGCATTGGAAGCAGGTATTACATGTTTCCAATTACGTGAAAAAGGTGAAGGGGCACTAACAGGTAGCGTTTATGAAGAGTTTGCCCGTGCTTGCCAAAAAATGTGTCTAGCATACCAAGTGCCTTTTATCATCAACGATGATGTTGAACTCGCACTCAAACTAGATGCTGATGGTATCCATATTGGACAAGAAGATCTAGCTCTTTCTACATTTCGTAAACAAGCGAAAGGAAAAATAATAGGCGTTTCTGTACACAATTCTAGAGAAATGGAACAGGCGATACTTAGTGGAGCAGATTATGTGGGAATTGGACCAATCTATAAAACGCAATCTAAAAAAGATGCGAAACCTCCTGCTGGATTGCATTTTTTAAAGGCTATGCGAAAACAATGTAGCAACTTCCCAATCGTTGGTATAGGAGGAATTACAGAAGAAAATGCTAGTGAGGTTCGTTCCTCAGGAGCAGATGGTGTGTCTGTAATTTCAGTTATCTGTCATAGTAAAGATATTGGGCAAACGGTTAAGAATCTCCTTCTAACGAAAAAAATAAATTAATTGTTTTATGGGATACTAGTTACCGCTTCTCTATTATTTAAATAGTAATAAAAAAACAACATTCCCGCTAATGATTGCTCATTAGCGGGAATGTTGTTTTTAAGAATTTTTACTTTAAGTTCTTTTTACGTCTATAATTGTCCACGTCTATCTTCAACAGATAAGTCTGGAGTACTAGATAAGTCTTCAACTACAGATGTTGGAGGAACTTCCACAGAACCTGTAAATTCTGAATTATCAAGTGGTTCAGAGTGTAAATTTAAATCTGTTTCAATATCTTCAATGGTAGCAGCTAATTCAGGATCAGTATAGCTGATTTCCTCTTCAACTTCTTTGTAACTTTGTTTTACTTCATCAGCAAAACTATTTACTTGATCCATTGCTTGTTCTTTCAAATCGTTTGCTTGCGTTTTGATATCTTGTCGTAATTCTTTTCCTGATTTAGGAGCGAGTAATAAGGCAGTAACTGCAGCAGCAGCCCCTACAAATAAAGTTCTAGTAAAATTATTAGCCATAACAAAGTTCCCCTTTTCTAAAATGATTTAGTTTAGTTAAATGAAAAACGTTTTTTTGTTCTGTTTTTTCTGGTCTGGTACATCTTTAAGGCTGTCTTTCCTACTTTTGTTATTCGAGGAGGAGTAACTGTTACTTTTCTCCTTGAACTAGAAAGAAAATAGGAAGCGACTTTATTGCTATTTTGTTTTAAATCGTTGATAGATTCTCCAAAATCAGCTGTTGTTTGAGTAAAATCAGAAATATAAGATTGTTTAACAGCTACATCTTTTGTCATACTATCTACTCGAGTGGTCATATGGTCTATTTTAGTTGTTATAGCATCTTTTTCTTTTGTAAAATGATTTATTTGATCTTGAACAGTAGTCTGAGTTGAACTAATTTCTTTCATTAAACTCCCTACCTTTTTACCAATGAGTATTCCAAAAATAACTAAAGCAACCAAGGCTAAAACCACGATACCAATAGCTATGATAAATTCGATTGACATTTAGCTTATACGCTCCTTTCATTAAAGATAGAGTTGAAAATTGGCTTAACTTAATAAGAAATAGGTGGAAACAGCCACTCATTTTAGCAACAAGTAATCAGTTTACTTTTATTTTCTATAAGAATACCATTAAAAAGGGGAATAGCCAAATAAAATGAAATCGCATTATTGTAAAATTGGGCTAACGTATTGAAAGATAATACATACCTAAAATCCTTACTACTTCTTAGATTAAATAACATTTGAATTTAGATAGATTTTTTTAAAAGATGGTCAAAGCATTTATAATCAGTTACAATTAAAGATAAAATAAATAATGGGGAAAAATCAATAGATGAATAAAAAAGAGTTAGATATTGGAGGATTTATTGGAATGAACTTATCTTTAAAAGAAGATGCACAAAACGAATTGCTAAAGAAGAAAAAGGCATCATTAGTAGCTGTAACAGATGGCAGTATAATACCAATAGAAGAAGTGCCAGATCTTGTGTTTTCTGAAAAAATGATAGGAGAAGGCTTTGCTATGATCCCGACTTCTAGTATAGTTTGTGCCCCTATTGGCGGAAAGTTATTTCAAGTCGCAGATGCATCTCATGCATTCGAAATTCGCACACATGACGGATTAGAAGTTCTCATACATGTTGGTTTAGATACGGTAACCTTAAACGGAGTAGGTTTTGAAACGCATTTAAAAAAAGGTATGACCGTTAAACAAGGAGACCCGTTGGTAAAGTTTGATCAGGAATACCTTCTTAGTCGCGGTTGTCGCTTGTTTATACCAGTCATTGTGATAAATGGAGAAAATGAAAATTACCGTTACGTATTCAAACCAAATAATGAAGTCGAAGCTCAAGCTGGAAAAACAATTGCATTAACTATTGAAGGCTATTAAAAAAATAGCTAATCAATTAAACAAAATCAAGAGCCTATATATAGCTCTTGATTTTGTTTTTGCACTCTTACCGTATGTTCGGTATAATGAAAGGTAGAATAGTTTGTCATTCTTACAGCAAATTAATTGAAAAGTAATAAACCATTAATATAAAAAACAGTCATAAAAAAGTAGAAATTCCAAGGAGGTTTCATTTTGAAAAAAATATTAGTAGTTGATGATGAGAAACCAATTTCAGATATCGTTAAATTTAATTTAACAAAAGAAGGATATGAAGTGTTTACGGCATATGATGGAGAAGAAGCTTTAGAAAAAGTAGAAGAAGTATTGCCAGATCTTATCATTTTAGACTTGATGCTTCCTAAAAAAGATGGGTTAGAAGTTTGTCGTGAAGTCCGAAAAAATCATGATATGCCTATTATCATGGTTACAGCAAAAGACTCGGAAATTGATAAAGTACTTGGATTAGAACTTGGTGCGGATGACTATGTCACAAAACCATTTTCTAATAGAGAATTGACAGCACGTGTAAAAGCAAATTTAAGAAGACATGATAATGCTAAGACGCCAGTTGTTGAAGAAATTGAAACAAATGATATTGAAGTAGGTGCTTTAACGATTCATCCAGATGCGTACATTGTGTCTAAAAGAGGAGCCACAATTGAATTAACGCACCGCGAATTTGAATTGCTGCATTATTTGGCTAAACATTTAGGTCAAGTAATGACCAGAGAACATTTGTTACAAACGGTTTGGGGCTACGATTATTTTGGAGACGTAAGAACGGTCGATGTAACGGTTAGAAGATTAAGAGAAAAAATAGAAGACAACCCTAGTCACCCAACTTGGCTTGTAACAAGACGTGGAGTTGGCTATTATTTAAGAAATCCCGAACAGGAGTAATGTTTCATGAAGAAAAAGATCACTTTTTTTCAATCTATTGATTTCAAAATAATTTTCGTGTTCATTATTCTATTACTGGTGGCATTAGAATTAATTGGAACGTATTTTGTTAGACAATTAGAAACGCAGCTAGTCACTAATTTCCAAGAAGAAAAAAGACTTCAAGTAGGCTTTTTAGATAACACTATTCAGC comes from the Carnobacterium sp. 17-4 genome and includes:
- the yycF gene encoding response regulator YycF codes for the protein MKKILVVDDEKPISDIVKFNLTKEGYEVFTAYDGEEALEKVEEVLPDLIILDLMLPKKDGLEVCREVRKNHDMPIIMVTAKDSEIDKVLGLELGADDYVTKPFSNRELTARVKANLRRHDNAKTPVVEEIETNDIEVGALTIHPDAYIVSKRGATIELTHREFELLHYLAKHLGQVMTREHLLQTVWGYDYFGDVRTVDVTVRRLREKIEDNPSHPTWLVTRRGVGYYLRNPEQE
- a CDS encoding DUF948 domain-containing protein gives rise to the protein MSIEFIIAIGIVVLALVALVIFGILIGKKVGSLMKEISSTQTTVQDQINHFTKEKDAITTKIDHMTTRVDSMTKDVAVKQSYISDFTQTTADFGESINDLKQNSNKVASYFLSSSRRKVTVTPPRITKVGKTALKMYQTRKNRTKKRFSFN
- a CDS encoding YtxH domain-containing protein codes for the protein MANNFTRTLFVGAAAAVTALLLAPKSGKELRQDIKTQANDLKEQAMDQVNSFADEVKQSYKEVEEEISYTDPELAATIEDIETDLNLHSEPLDNSEFTGSVEVPPTSVVEDLSSTPDLSVEDRRGQL
- the thiD gene encoding bifunctional hydroxymethylpyrimidine kinase/phosphomethylpyrimidine kinase, with product MIALTVAGSDSGGGAGIQADLKTFQELGVFGTTVITALTDQNTLGVHGIFEVPSSFVQQQLQTVLDDFSIKAIKTGMLFSTEIIEVVAKIIQQQNIPLIVDPVMIAKGGASLLQDVAVKTLIEKLFPYTTICTPNIPEAELLTGRQIKNVEDIEKAAQEILQMGVECVVIKGGHLDGEYATDRVYSRLNSFSITTPRIQTKDTHGTGCTFSAALTANIAKGLSIKESIIEAKKFIHLAIATPLHIGHGHGHGPTNHFAYNCQQGICEVEVSEL
- the thiE gene encoding thiamine phosphate synthase encodes the protein MNYNILSVYFIMGTMNCTKDPLKILEEALEAGITCFQLREKGEGALTGSVYEEFARACQKMCLAYQVPFIINDDVELALKLDADGIHIGQEDLALSTFRKQAKGKIIGVSVHNSREMEQAILSGADYVGIGPIYKTQSKKDAKPPAGLHFLKAMRKQCSNFPIVGIGGITEENASEVRSSGADGVSVISVICHSKDIGQTVKNLLLTKKIN
- a CDS encoding PTS sugar transporter subunit IIA, with translation MNKKELDIGGFIGMNLSLKEDAQNELLKKKKASLVAVTDGSIIPIEEVPDLVFSEKMIGEGFAMIPTSSIVCAPIGGKLFQVADASHAFEIRTHDGLEVLIHVGLDTVTLNGVGFETHLKKGMTVKQGDPLVKFDQEYLLSRGCRLFIPVIVINGENENYRYVFKPNNEVEAQAGKTIALTIEGY